The following are from one region of the Hymenobacter sp. YIM 151858-1 genome:
- a CDS encoding M28 family metallopeptidase, which translates to MQKLVYLAVAYGLSAAAPALAQQAEKVDQAMIAKIKDEGLNRSQVMKTAFYLTDVSGPRLAGSEGLKRAHDWTQKQMAQWGLANAKVEPWGEFGRGWDIEKSYVAMTAPYYHAMIGAPKAWTPGTNGAIKKQIVLVKAATEADLDKYKGQLRDKIVLTEVASEPKTTFTADAKRHTDEELQKMAAPAEARPARQGNDDAMAAYRARLALRTKMAELFMQEGAAAVLSTRGGSHGTFFTSNGAPYAADAKPVLPEIEMSPEDQLRLIRLVEAGIPVEVEMDTKTKFQTQDLRGYNVVAEIPGTDKKLKSEVVMLGAHIDSWHAATGATDNAAGCAVMMEAVRILKAVGAKPRRTIRIALWGEEEQGLHGSRNYVKNNFADPATMKLLPAHEKLAGYFNLDNGSGKIRGIYAQGNEGVQPIFAEWLKPFADMGATTVTPRNTGGTDHLAFDAVGLPGFQFIQDGLDYNTRTHHTNQDTYERLQPDDLKQASVIVATFVYNTAMRDQKLPRKALPQAPQPKS; encoded by the coding sequence ATGCAGAAACTCGTGTACCTGGCCGTGGCTTACGGCCTGAGCGCGGCCGCCCCCGCGCTGGCGCAGCAAGCCGAAAAGGTCGATCAGGCCATGATTGCCAAAATCAAGGACGAAGGCCTGAACCGCTCGCAGGTGATGAAAACCGCCTTTTACCTCACCGATGTAAGCGGCCCGCGCCTGGCCGGCTCCGAGGGCCTGAAGCGCGCCCACGACTGGACGCAAAAGCAAATGGCCCAATGGGGCCTCGCGAATGCGAAGGTGGAGCCCTGGGGCGAGTTCGGCCGCGGCTGGGACATCGAGAAGTCGTACGTGGCCATGACGGCGCCCTACTACCACGCCATGATTGGCGCGCCCAAAGCCTGGACGCCCGGCACCAACGGCGCCATCAAAAAGCAGATTGTGCTGGTGAAAGCCGCTACCGAAGCCGACCTCGACAAGTACAAAGGCCAGCTGCGCGACAAAATCGTGCTGACGGAAGTAGCCTCGGAGCCGAAAACCACCTTCACGGCCGATGCCAAGCGCCACACCGACGAGGAGCTGCAGAAGATGGCCGCCCCGGCCGAAGCCCGCCCCGCGCGCCAAGGCAACGACGATGCCATGGCCGCTTACCGCGCCCGCCTGGCTTTGCGCACCAAAATGGCCGAGCTGTTTATGCAGGAGGGCGCCGCGGCCGTGCTCAGCACCCGCGGCGGTTCGCACGGCACGTTCTTCACCTCCAACGGCGCGCCCTATGCCGCCGATGCCAAGCCCGTGCTGCCCGAAATCGAGATGTCGCCCGAAGACCAGCTGCGCCTGATTCGCCTGGTAGAGGCCGGCATCCCGGTGGAGGTAGAAATGGACACCAAAACCAAGTTCCAGACCCAGGACCTGCGCGGCTACAACGTGGTGGCCGAAATCCCGGGCACCGATAAAAAGCTGAAAAGCGAGGTGGTGATGCTCGGTGCCCACATCGACTCGTGGCACGCCGCCACCGGCGCCACCGACAACGCTGCCGGCTGCGCCGTGATGATGGAGGCCGTGCGCATCCTGAAAGCCGTGGGCGCCAAGCCGCGCCGCACCATTCGCATTGCCTTGTGGGGCGAAGAGGAGCAGGGCCTGCACGGCTCGCGCAACTATGTGAAAAACAACTTTGCCGACCCCGCCACCATGAAGCTGCTGCCCGCCCACGAGAAGCTGGCCGGCTACTTCAATCTCGATAACGGCTCGGGCAAAATCCGCGGCATCTACGCGCAAGGCAACGAGGGCGTGCAGCCCATCTTTGCCGAGTGGCTGAAGCCCTTCGCCGATATGGGCGCTACCACCGTTACGCCGCGCAACACCGGCGGCACCGACCACCTCGCCTTCGACGCCGTAGGCCTGCCCGGCTTCCAGTTTATCCAGGACGGCCTCGACTACAACACCCGCACCCACCACACCAACCAGGATACCTACGAGCGCCTGCAACCCGACGACCTCAAGCAGGCCTCGGTAATCGTGGCCACGTTTGTGTACAACACCGCCATGCGCGACCAAAAGCTGCCGCGCAAAGCCCTGCCGCAAGCTCCCCAGCCGAAATCGTAA
- a CDS encoding class I SAM-dependent methyltransferase → MDAYALTFDAFDKMAQAYQDRYMELDLYNDTYAAFCALLPQPHARILELGCGPGNITRYLLARRPDYRITATDVAPAMVQLARQNNPTATCQLLDCRALGQLSEQYEGIVCGFCLPYLSRADCARLIHDCAARLTDAGVLYLSAIEGDYQQSGFESSSNGQHKAYVYYHQEAYLREQLARNGFAVAGLVRKHFGRPDGTPSVHLIIIAQLAGASSK, encoded by the coding sequence ATGGACGCTTATGCCTTAACCTTCGATGCCTTCGATAAGATGGCGCAGGCCTATCAGGATCGGTACATGGAGCTTGATTTGTACAACGATACCTACGCTGCGTTTTGCGCCTTGCTGCCCCAGCCCCACGCGCGCATTCTGGAGCTTGGCTGCGGCCCCGGCAACATTACGCGCTACCTGCTGGCCCGCCGCCCCGATTATCGCATTACCGCTACCGACGTAGCCCCGGCTATGGTGCAGCTGGCCCGGCAAAACAACCCCACGGCCACGTGCCAGCTGCTCGATTGCCGCGCCCTCGGCCAGCTATCCGAGCAGTACGAAGGCATTGTGTGCGGCTTTTGCCTGCCCTACCTCTCGCGGGCCGATTGCGCCAGGCTGATACACGACTGCGCTGCCCGGCTTACCGATGCGGGCGTGCTGTACCTCAGCGCCATCGAGGGCGACTACCAGCAATCCGGCTTCGAAAGCTCGAGCAACGGGCAGCACAAAGCCTACGTGTACTACCACCAGGAGGCCTACCTGCGCGAGCAGCTAGCCCGCAACGGCTTTGCCGTGGCCGGGCTCGTGCGCAAGCACTTCGGCCGGCCCGATGGCACGCCCTCGGTGCATCTTATCATCATCGCCCAGCTCGCAGGCGCGAGCAGCAAATAA
- a CDS encoding dienelactone hydrolase family protein, whose translation MDQRIINLFDEYTHRPLTRKEFMERLLKLTGSMAIAMSALSVLDPGYAAAATVPEDDKDLLSEEVSWPGEGGTTMKGYLVRPKGKKKRGAVVVIHENRGLTPHIKDVTRRVAKAGYLALGVDALSAFGGTPTDEDKGRELIGKLDAQQNLSNYLRGLEYLRSRPDSNGRTGCVGFCWGGAMANQLAANDSKLNAAVAYYGRQPDTAAAANIKAHLMMHYAGQDERVNAGMATWEQALKAAGVQYEQFVYEGAQHAFNNDSSPARYNEAAAKLAWERTLLLFKEQLV comes from the coding sequence ATGGATCAGCGCATCATCAACCTCTTCGACGAATACACCCACCGGCCTCTTACCCGCAAGGAGTTTATGGAGCGGCTGCTGAAGCTCACGGGCAGCATGGCCATTGCCATGTCGGCGCTGTCGGTGCTCGACCCCGGCTACGCCGCAGCGGCCACCGTGCCCGAAGATGACAAAGACCTGTTGAGCGAAGAAGTAAGCTGGCCCGGCGAAGGCGGCACCACGATGAAGGGCTATCTGGTGCGCCCCAAAGGCAAGAAGAAGCGCGGCGCCGTGGTGGTTATCCACGAAAACCGCGGGCTCACGCCGCACATCAAAGACGTAACGCGCCGCGTGGCCAAAGCCGGCTACCTGGCCCTAGGTGTCGATGCGCTGTCGGCGTTTGGGGGCACGCCCACCGACGAAGACAAAGGCCGCGAGCTGATCGGTAAGCTCGATGCGCAGCAGAACCTAAGCAACTACCTGCGCGGCCTGGAGTACCTCCGCTCCCGCCCCGATAGCAACGGCCGCACCGGCTGCGTGGGCTTCTGCTGGGGCGGCGCCATGGCCAACCAACTCGCCGCCAACGACTCCAAGCTGAACGCCGCCGTGGCTTACTACGGCCGCCAACCCGATACTGCTGCTGCGGCCAACATCAAAGCCCACCTGATGATGCACTACGCCGGCCAGGATGAGCGCGTAAATGCTGGCATGGCTACCTGGGAGCAAGCCCTGAAAGCCGCCGGCGTGCAGTACGAGCAGTTTGTGTACGAGGGCGCCCAGCATGCTTTCAACAACGACTCTTCGCCGGCCCGCTACAACGAGGCTGCCGCTAAGCTGGCCTGGGAACGAACGTTGCTGCTGTTTAAGGAGCAGTTGGTATGA
- a CDS encoding proline iminopeptidase-family hydrolase, translated as MKTLLTLLLLVLAFVPARAQAPDSSYAAKMRAPGVQMVSIDGKYKVWTQRVGQGKIKLLVLHGGPGNTHEYFENFPEHLAQEGVELYYYDQLNSYHSDKTPDKDVWRIARFVEEVEQVRQALGLDSFYLLGHSWGGMLALEYASKYPQHIKGLITSNIGYKATVFNKHRYSQYADIIRRHSAKEGKTIAGLDTMGLVALSPYITPAVTKEFRSLHMMRLPQEPPTFTRSQAHITRTYAGHFMPYMLAWDFSERLTSIKLPTLIIGSKHDFVPVADIEYMQRRIPDSQRYICPEGSHYAMWDDPKHYFPALIKFLRKTERKG; from the coding sequence GTGAAAACGCTCCTTACCCTACTGCTGCTCGTGCTGGCTTTTGTGCCCGCCCGCGCTCAAGCCCCCGATAGCAGCTACGCCGCCAAAATGCGCGCCCCGGGCGTGCAAATGGTCTCCATCGATGGCAAGTACAAGGTCTGGACGCAGCGCGTGGGCCAGGGCAAGATAAAGCTGCTGGTGCTGCACGGCGGCCCCGGCAATACCCACGAGTACTTCGAGAACTTTCCGGAGCACCTGGCCCAGGAGGGCGTGGAGCTGTACTACTACGACCAGCTCAACTCGTACCACTCCGACAAAACGCCCGACAAAGACGTGTGGCGCATTGCCCGCTTTGTGGAGGAGGTGGAGCAGGTGCGCCAGGCCCTAGGTCTGGACAGCTTTTACCTGCTCGGGCACTCGTGGGGCGGCATGCTGGCGCTGGAGTACGCCAGCAAGTACCCGCAGCACATCAAAGGCCTGATTACCTCCAACATCGGCTACAAAGCCACGGTGTTCAACAAGCACCGCTACTCCCAGTACGCCGACATTATCCGGCGCCACTCGGCCAAGGAAGGCAAAACAATAGCCGGCCTCGATACCATGGGGTTGGTGGCGCTTTCGCCGTACATCACGCCGGCCGTAACCAAGGAGTTCCGGAGCCTGCATATGATGCGCCTGCCGCAAGAGCCGCCCACGTTTACGCGCAGCCAGGCGCATATTACCCGCACCTACGCCGGCCACTTTATGCCCTACATGCTGGCCTGGGATTTCAGCGAGCGGCTGACCAGCATCAAACTGCCTACGCTCATCATTGGCTCCAAGCACGACTTCGTTCCGGTGGCCGACATCGAGTATATGCAGCGGCGCATCCCCGACAGCCAGCGTTACATCTGCCCCGAAGGCTCGCACTACGCCATGTGGGACGACCCCAAGCACTACTTCCCGGCCCTGATTAAGTTTCTGCGGAAAACGGAGCGCAAAGGCTAG
- a CDS encoding T9SS type B sorting domain-containing protein: MPAALPRLFTQPQQLPGASRLLMWLMLCWPALAGAQRGPDNYWFFGRQAGIGFTGGGPSSVRSNAMAAFENCAIVSDSTGALQFYTDGRSVWNARHQPMLNGQQLLGNPSATQGALIVQHPGRARQYFLFTMGEELGAAGPYYYLVDMAQQSGLGAVSRNVMAQLPTARMTERLTGILHANGRDTWVVTHGLLNSRFYASLVSPAGVGAPIISSIGPVDSSRYGHLQESSYMVANKQGTKIATTINGHICLFDFDKATGQVTGVTRLPMLVPKKPTYGLAFSPDGSRLYVSMFSNMPRTPLQVVALFQLDVALPTAMEIYASAQRIPMATRRPGALLPGPDGRVYVAFFDSPWLGVIQNPNARGALACNLEINGVSLASRTGTRSLPNFPNAFPRSPYLTFNNGPFCVSTTANFAASLTPALSIASATWDFGEPASGGSNTATGTSVSHTYRALGTYKVTLEVVLTTGVQYTSTQLVTISPPPNAQLGPEQLVCPGQPVTLSPGTQPDRTSYLWQDGSTQPTFTATQAGKYWVQVTSPQGCVSSDTIRVGYQASPIISLGRDTTICMDRGLVLRPEPQRAGATYRWQDGSTNPTYEVLNPGKYTVEVTANGCVSTAEIEITDARCPVELPNAITPNNDNKNETFVVKGLNAKAFSIRIFNRWGREVFRQDSYDNGWRAEGQPDGVYYYILDNPITKRQYKGRIEVMR; encoded by the coding sequence ATGCCAGCAGCACTACCCCGCCTATTTACGCAACCCCAGCAATTACCCGGCGCCAGCAGGCTGCTGATGTGGCTGATGCTCTGCTGGCCCGCGCTGGCCGGCGCCCAACGCGGCCCCGATAACTACTGGTTTTTCGGGCGCCAGGCCGGCATTGGCTTTACGGGCGGAGGCCCCAGCTCGGTGCGCTCCAACGCCATGGCCGCTTTCGAAAACTGCGCCATTGTATCCGACTCAACGGGGGCCTTGCAGTTCTACACCGACGGGCGCAGCGTCTGGAACGCGCGCCACCAACCCATGCTCAACGGCCAGCAGCTGTTGGGCAACCCCTCGGCCACGCAAGGCGCCCTCATCGTGCAGCATCCGGGGCGCGCCAGGCAGTATTTCCTGTTCACCATGGGCGAGGAGCTGGGGGCTGCCGGGCCCTACTACTACCTCGTGGATATGGCCCAGCAAAGCGGCCTGGGGGCCGTGAGCCGCAACGTGATGGCCCAGTTGCCAACCGCCCGCATGACGGAGCGCCTCACCGGCATTTTGCACGCCAACGGCCGCGATACGTGGGTTGTAACGCACGGGCTATTGAACTCCCGCTTTTACGCGTCGCTGGTGTCGCCGGCGGGCGTTGGTGCGCCCATCATCAGCAGCATTGGCCCCGTCGACAGCAGCCGCTATGGGCACCTGCAGGAATCGAGTTACATGGTGGCCAACAAGCAGGGCACCAAAATCGCCACCACCATCAACGGGCACATCTGCCTGTTCGATTTCGACAAAGCCACCGGGCAGGTAACCGGCGTAACGCGGCTGCCCATGCTGGTCCCGAAAAAGCCCACGTACGGCCTGGCGTTTTCGCCCGACGGCTCGCGGCTCTACGTGTCGATGTTCTCGAACATGCCGCGCACGCCGCTGCAGGTGGTAGCGCTGTTTCAGCTGGATGTAGCGCTGCCCACGGCTATGGAAATCTATGCCTCGGCCCAACGCATACCCATGGCCACGCGCCGGCCCGGGGCCCTGCTGCCCGGCCCCGACGGCCGCGTTTACGTGGCCTTTTTCGACAGCCCCTGGCTGGGTGTCATTCAGAACCCAAATGCCCGAGGCGCATTGGCCTGCAACCTGGAAATCAACGGGGTATCGTTGGCTTCGCGCACCGGCACGCGGAGCCTGCCCAACTTCCCCAACGCCTTCCCCCGTTCGCCCTACCTCACCTTCAACAACGGCCCGTTTTGCGTCAGCACTACAGCAAACTTCGCGGCCAGCCTTACGCCGGCCCTAAGCATTGCATCGGCCACCTGGGACTTTGGCGAGCCAGCCTCGGGGGGCAGCAACACGGCTACGGGTACCTCGGTTAGCCACACGTACCGGGCCTTAGGCACGTACAAAGTAACCCTGGAGGTGGTGCTGACAACCGGCGTGCAGTACACCAGCACGCAGCTCGTAACCATATCGCCGCCACCCAACGCGCAACTCGGGCCCGAACAGCTGGTGTGCCCCGGGCAACCGGTTACGCTAAGCCCCGGCACCCAACCCGACCGTACCAGTTATTTGTGGCAAGATGGCTCGACGCAGCCAACCTTTACCGCCACCCAAGCAGGCAAGTATTGGGTGCAGGTTACTTCGCCGCAGGGCTGCGTCAGTTCCGATACGATCCGCGTCGGTTACCAAGCTTCGCCCATCATTTCCCTAGGTCGCGATACCACAATTTGCATGGACCGGGGCTTGGTGTTGCGCCCCGAACCGCAGCGCGCAGGTGCCACCTACCGCTGGCAGGATGGCTCCACCAACCCCACGTACGAAGTGCTGAACCCCGGCAAGTACACCGTGGAGGTAACCGCCAATGGCTGCGTAAGCACCGCTGAAATAGAAATAACCGACGCGCGGTGCCCCGTTGAATTGCCCAACGCCATTACCCCCAACAACGACAACAAGAACGAGACTTTCGTGGTTAAGGGCTTGAACGCAAAGGCATTCAGCATCCGCATTTTTAACCGCTGGGGGCGCGAGGTTTTCCGTCAAGACAGCTACGACAACGGCTGGCGTGCCGAAGGGCAACCCGATGGGGTGTATTACTACATACTCGATAACCCTATAACCAAGCGGCAATACAAAGGGCGCATCGAGGTGATGCGCTGA
- a CDS encoding TerB family tellurite resistance protein, which produces MQHPKELEQLLDTQQKKLAFFQNLVLVAAADGRLDKQEGDFLVQIGQRLGLTPDDVNPIADNLNVLSFIVASEGLQRTLELQTLVQMMLQDGQIDPREYGLCLEYANRIGYGKDILDDMVTQLAGGAPAGTPRNPPTVS; this is translated from the coding sequence ATGCAGCATCCGAAAGAGCTTGAACAGCTGCTCGATACCCAACAGAAAAAACTGGCCTTCTTTCAGAACCTGGTGCTGGTAGCCGCCGCCGACGGCCGCCTCGACAAACAAGAAGGCGACTTTTTGGTGCAGATTGGCCAACGCCTGGGCCTGACGCCCGACGACGTGAACCCCATTGCCGACAACCTCAACGTGCTCAGCTTCATTGTGGCTTCGGAAGGGCTGCAGCGCACCCTGGAACTGCAAACCCTGGTGCAGATGATGCTGCAGGACGGCCAGATTGACCCGCGCGAATACGGCCTGTGCCTGGAATACGCCAACCGCATCGGCTACGGCAAGGACATTCTCGACGATATGGTAACGCAGCTGGCCGGGGGCGCACCGGCCGGCACGCCCCGCAACCCGCCTACGGTTAGCTAA